The following proteins are co-located in the Octopus sinensis linkage group LG24, ASM634580v1, whole genome shotgun sequence genome:
- the LOC115223915 gene encoding calcium-regulated heat stable protein 1, which produces MSSVRDIPQTQAVNNAALAGSPASQHRFLIPSPIPTRRSRTYSASERAKCGPTVRGKVKEFCREKGHGFIQPEDPSSVSLFVHISDIEGEYVPKEDDEVTYKAITIPPRHEKHQAVHVQIVHLAPGVSHERWDSPLVTNSNCSPSHGSIKDLHPAQHGHTE; this is translated from the exons ATGTCGTCGGTACGAGATATTCCACAGACTCAGGCTGTTAACAATGCTGCTTTGGCTGGTTCTCCCGCCTCTCAGCACAGGTTCCTCATCCCTAGTCCAATTCCGACCAGACGTAGTCGTACCTATTCAGC atccGAAAGAGCAAAATGTGGTCCAACTGTTCGAGGTAAAGTGAAAGAATTCTGTCGAGAAAAGGGTCATGGTTTTATTCAACCTGAAGATCCTTCAAGTGTTTCATTGTTTGTTCATATTTCTGA TATCGAGGGTGAATATGTTCCCAAAGAAGACGATGAAGTGACCTACAAGGCCATTACCATTCCACCACGCCACGAAAAGCATCAAGCCGTTCACGTGCAGATTGTGCATCTGGCCCCGGGGGTCAGCCACGAACGCTGGGACTCACCGCTAGTCACCAACTCCAATTGTTCTCCTAGCCACGGTTCCATTAAAGATCTCCATcctgcccagcatggccacactgaaTGA